The following proteins are co-located in the Spirosoma montaniterrae genome:
- a CDS encoding DUF4293 domain-containing protein yields the protein MIQRVQTIFLFLIVVAMGVALSLPLWEKIGTQASETAQLTALQYSEKQGITTLVTSVWYLGLLVALVALSSLYAISQYRNRLTQTALCAVNALLLTGVMGIILYRTLYAGKAYGNPDDQGTFLPGFYAIIAALVCNALANRFIRRDEKLVRGSDRIR from the coding sequence ATGATTCAACGCGTTCAAACAATATTTCTGTTTCTGATTGTGGTGGCAATGGGCGTGGCCCTGTCGTTGCCGTTGTGGGAAAAAATTGGTACACAGGCTTCTGAAACGGCCCAGCTTACGGCCCTGCAATACAGCGAAAAGCAAGGCATTACTACGTTGGTAACATCTGTCTGGTATTTGGGTTTGCTGGTAGCATTGGTCGCGCTCTCGTCGTTGTACGCCATTTCACAGTATCGCAACCGCCTGACACAGACAGCTTTGTGCGCCGTAAACGCGCTGTTACTGACGGGTGTAATGGGTATTATTCTCTACCGAACGCTCTATGCCGGAAAAGCCTACGGCAACCCCGACGATCAGGGCACGTTCTTGCCGGGCTTCTATGCCATCATCGCGGCTTTGGTCTGCAACGCCCTTGCCAACCGGTTCATCCGTCGCGACGAAAAGTTGGTGCGCGGTTCTGACCGGATTCGGTAG
- a CDS encoding thioredoxin family protein, with the protein MKRSLLFFAAFLMLIISAFRMSPAPVNMHQNAKAEPKRIKWLTVQEAYALTQKVPKKFVIDVYTDWCGWCKVMDRETFTKPAIVDYVNQNFYAVKLNAEAPGDITLGKQTFKYVSSGGGRGVQELAAALMKNQMSYPTTVFLDEKFQLIQPIPGYLEPRTFHQIITYFGQNYHQKEPFDEYKTGTYAKNFQGSLSK; encoded by the coding sequence ATGAAACGTAGCCTGCTCTTTTTTGCCGCCTTCCTTATGCTGATCATCAGCGCGTTCCGCATGTCGCCCGCGCCGGTCAATATGCATCAAAATGCCAAAGCTGAACCAAAACGAATCAAATGGCTGACTGTTCAGGAAGCTTACGCGCTGACGCAGAAAGTGCCGAAAAAATTCGTCATCGACGTCTACACCGACTGGTGTGGCTGGTGCAAGGTCATGGACCGCGAAACGTTCACCAAACCGGCCATTGTCGATTACGTAAACCAGAATTTTTATGCCGTAAAGCTCAACGCCGAAGCACCCGGCGACATTACGCTGGGTAAGCAAACGTTCAAATACGTGAGCAGTGGCGGTGGTCGGGGCGTTCAGGAACTGGCTGCTGCACTTATGAAAAATCAGATGAGTTATCCGACAACGGTATTTCTGGACGAGAAATTTCAACTGATTCAGCCCATTCCGGGTTATCTGGAGCCGCGCACGTTCCACCAGATTATCACCTATTTCGGCCAAAATTATCACCAGAAAGAGCCATTCGACGAATATAAAACCGGCACCTACGCCAAAAACTTTCAGGGTTCGCTATCGAAGTAA
- a CDS encoding gliding motility lipoprotein GldH, producing the protein MRLSGCVLLVAWLLIGCDPNTVYKEYTDIEDGKWYIKNAPSFTFEIKDATVPYNIYYNLRNNLSYGYFNLYLTRYLRDANGKEIESRLDELILLDPKTGKPNGDGLGDLFDHKFLMKRNYRFPKPGQYTMQIRQYMRQDPLLNIQSVGITVEKAN; encoded by the coding sequence ATGAGGTTATCAGGATGTGTGTTGCTGGTGGCGTGGTTGCTTATTGGCTGCGATCCGAACACCGTATACAAAGAATACACCGACATTGAAGACGGGAAGTGGTATATCAAAAACGCGCCCTCGTTTACGTTCGAGATCAAGGACGCAACGGTGCCGTACAATATCTATTACAATCTCAGAAATAACCTGTCATACGGGTATTTTAATCTGTATCTGACCCGTTACCTGCGCGATGCGAACGGTAAAGAAATTGAGTCGCGGCTCGATGAACTGATTTTGCTGGACCCCAAAACCGGCAAACCCAACGGCGACGGTCTGGGCGATTTGTTCGACCATAAGTTCTTGATGAAGCGCAATTACCGCTTCCCGAAGCCGGGGCAATACACCATGCAGATTCGGCAGTATATGCGGCAAGACCCGCTCCTGAATATTCAGAGTGTAGGCATCACCGTCGAGAAGGCCAACTGA
- a CDS encoding phosphatase PAP2 family protein has product MLFRQNRFFFLPYALALVVVGMLQLLYSQTQLMQWVNARNSPAADVFFTYATYLGDGVFFVAVCLIVLIYSWRVGLMTFASFALSSLVSVFLKTVVFTNSPRPLLYFEHSIKQYHLIEGLDIHSYNSFPSGHTTSAFALFLMLALIDDRRARGWFFFLLAALTGYSRVYLFQHFVQDAYVGSLVGSASTLLVWWLMHRWVYATESGQNRAPTFRRDG; this is encoded by the coding sequence ATGCTCTTTCGCCAGAACCGCTTCTTCTTTTTGCCCTATGCGCTGGCTTTGGTTGTGGTGGGCATGCTGCAACTGCTCTATTCGCAAACGCAGTTGATGCAGTGGGTAAATGCCCGCAACAGCCCCGCTGCCGACGTTTTTTTTACCTACGCCACCTACCTCGGCGATGGTGTTTTTTTCGTGGCGGTCTGCCTGATTGTGCTGATTTACAGCTGGCGGGTGGGGCTGATGACGTTTGCCAGTTTCGCGCTTTCGTCGCTGGTATCGGTGTTTTTGAAAACCGTAGTATTTACCAATTCACCCCGCCCGCTGCTGTACTTTGAACATTCCATTAAGCAATACCACCTTATCGAAGGGCTTGATATTCATAGTTATAATAGCTTCCCGTCGGGGCATACGACCTCAGCATTTGCGCTGTTTCTGATGCTGGCGTTGATCGACGACCGCAGGGCGCGGGGCTGGTTTTTCTTCCTGCTGGCCGCATTGACCGGCTACTCGCGGGTGTATTTGTTCCAGCATTTTGTCCAGGATGCTTACGTCGGGTCGCTGGTGGGTTCGGCGTCGACGCTGCTCGTCTGGTGGCTCATGCACCGGTGGGTGTACGCTACCGAATCCGGTCAGAACCGCGCACCAACTTTTCGTCGCGACGGATGA
- a CDS encoding BlaI/MecI/CopY family transcriptional regulator, producing the protein MEKLTAKEEEIMQVLWKMEPCYVKDMVPHFTNPPLHYNTVSTIVRNLEEKGYVGHRAYGNTHEYYSVISKEQYQNRFVITKVVGDYFDNSYKNLVSYFAQNEKISADELREILAMIEKK; encoded by the coding sequence ATGGAAAAGCTAACCGCCAAAGAAGAAGAGATTATGCAGGTACTCTGGAAGATGGAACCGTGTTACGTGAAAGACATGGTGCCGCATTTCACGAACCCGCCCCTGCACTACAACACCGTTTCGACTATTGTACGCAACCTCGAAGAAAAAGGCTACGTCGGCCACCGCGCTTACGGTAATACGCACGAATACTACTCGGTCATCAGCAAAGAGCAGTACCAGAATCGCTTCGTGATTACGAAGGTCGTAGGCGATTATTTCGATAATTCGTACAAGAATCTGGTAAGCTACTTTGCTCAAAATGAGAAAATTAGTGCCGATGAGTTACGCGAAATTCTGGCAATGATTGAAAAAAAGTAA
- the mnmD gene encoding tRNA (5-methylaminomethyl-2-thiouridine)(34)-methyltransferase MnmD has product MQADIQLLLTADGSHTVRHETLGVTYHSIHGAVQESQRVFIELGLQAAFERFANVPLRVFEMGFGTGLNALLTAREAERHGRPVAYTGVEAYPLPPEESQKLNFDVALGTTFLNALHASPWHETVNISPFFTLNKQQTSLQNWQTNERFHLVYYDAFAPSAQPELWEPEIFQRLACFLLPGGLLTTYCSKSYVQRNLRAAGFTVEKHPGPARKREVLRAISPPIL; this is encoded by the coding sequence ATGCAAGCCGACATCCAACTCCTGCTCACTGCCGACGGGTCGCATACGGTCCGGCACGAAACCCTCGGCGTTACGTATCATTCCATACACGGGGCCGTGCAGGAATCGCAGCGGGTGTTTATCGAGTTGGGTTTGCAGGCTGCTTTCGAGCGATTTGCCAACGTGCCGCTGCGGGTATTTGAAATGGGATTTGGCACTGGCCTGAACGCCCTGCTGACTGCCCGCGAAGCCGAACGGCACGGTCGCCCGGTGGCCTACACGGGCGTTGAAGCCTACCCGCTACCGCCTGAAGAGAGTCAGAAATTGAATTTCGATGTGGCTTTAGGCACAACATTCCTGAATGCGCTGCACGCTTCGCCCTGGCACGAAACGGTCAATATCAGCCCATTTTTTACCCTTAACAAACAGCAAACGTCGCTGCAAAACTGGCAGACCAACGAGCGGTTTCATCTGGTCTATTACGACGCCTTTGCCCCGTCGGCTCAACCCGAACTCTGGGAGCCGGAAATTTTTCAGCGATTGGCGTGTTTCTTGCTACCGGGTGGTTTGTTGACTACCTACTGCTCAAAAAGTTACGTGCAGCGTAATTTGCGGGCGGCTGGTTTTACGGTTGAGAAACACCCCGGCCCGGCGCGTAAACGCGAGGTGCTGCGGGCTATTTCACCGCCAATTTTATGA